The DNA window acaattattgTCGTTTGGGCTACGTGACccaaacaataacaacaattgtttttatttgggcaAATAGCCCAAATgcaacaaattaacataatattcTTTTGGGTTTGAAACGTATTTTACATGCACCATCAGTTgctcctttaagtttttttttaaaaatatatttggaagacTTTAATAGCAaaaatggggggggggggtactTAGAGTGTCAATGTTTACTTGTATGACCAtgcttgtaaaaaaatattacctttaTAGCTTTGAATGTTTGCCATTTTCTTTATGTTGTGAACCTACCCTTCTCGtaattttatcaatgtttttggAGAATGTTCCCTGATCTTTTTAGCGATAACTTATTACAAGGACTTGAAGAGCGGTCACGGGGACCAGAAAAGAAGCAGTCATGATAAATGATCATGGGGATCGAGAGACAAATGATTATAGGGATCTAGAGACAAACGATCACAAAGACTTGAGAATGATCCCTCATCCTTTTAGAGATGTCAGAGATATATATGGGAGATTCAATGAAGATATGAAGATTTTTCATATAGAGAAAGTTTGGAGATATGAAGATATGAACAAAAAAtactactttttattaaaaatccaaaagatAGAGACACACTATATGGGATAACCCGAGGATAATCTAATTTTAGGTAGTTCACCAAGTGTGcatacttcttttctttcttactttggttgtctctgtttttttttcatgaactgtTGGAGGTGACTTTTTGTAATCAATCTTTTTATCTCCATTTTCAAGGCATGACATTCCTTGCTGTCATGCCCGTGATCATAATGAAAAAGGTAAAATTTGTTAGAGTTTCTTGTATTCGTGCTTTTTTGCATAGGAGGTGAATATTGCACATATTTTGTTATCTGATAGTGACTAACACCTTAGTTCATGTGGTGGTTAGAGGTGTAGTCATGAGCTCTGAGAATGTGAATCGATCATGGATATGCCTTTTAATGCTCTTGTTGGATGTTCTTGTAGGGGACTAATACTGTTGCGAAGACTTGCTAGTGAGTGAAAACATGGGTGGCCTTATCTTGTCACGCTGACTTCTTCCACCTTGTTGATATTTCATATTGTATGTTTGACACTAAAAAGATTTTAGTcatgtataatatataatatttcctATGAAGAACAATTATAAACATCATTAATCAAGGCTTATATAGTAATAGGCTCAAGGATTCGTTCCACGTTGAGCATTTCCACGTTGACCCTTTAGAGATAAACTTTGGTGCTCCCATCTTCCTTTTTTGTGACAAGGAAGagatttatgatgtttttttttttttgctagaatACTTATGTTGAAGTAAGAGATGAGTTTGGAGTTGAAATCACGAAAGTGAAGAATAAAGACAAACTCTAGACTATGGTACCATGCTCGTGTAGATCCATAAAGCGTTGCTAGAAGAACTTTGCACACGACATCATTGTCTTGTGTGATAAGCTTTAGAatgctttttatattttgtatgtgcTCATGGAGGTTTGTGAgtccttcataattttttaagctGACCTTTGAAGAGACAAGGTCTTTGAAGAGTTGAGTGTGTAATATTTTCTGACAAAGTAGGGATTTTCTTATTTGGTGAAGGTTGTGTTCTTGCTCATGAACTCTTGAAGCTCGTCTCAtagctaggttttttttggtGCGCGAGAAGGACTCGAATGGAGATTAATAGTGACTAAATTTTCTAGAGAGTATAATGTGAGAACTATACGTGTAGTTTCTTCTAAATGGAGGAGTGTGGGTGTTACTCGCTTGTATGTCATTCTACCATGTCTCTTCAAGGAATTGAAGTCATTGTTGCACATTTAGTGGTGCTTGTTTTTGTGTAGGAGGAAGAGTATGAAGATGTAGTTGCATCACTGCGATAACATCATTAATCATATGCACTTAACGAGAGAATTGTTGGAGACTTGGGGGAGTTGAAGTCCTTGTAATTTGGAGATAAGTTATTCTCTTTTAGCTTGGAGTTTCATCAGctatgaaaagtgtttttaGTGAAATGAAACTCCAAGCTATGAAACAATTTAATGAACTAGTTTTTTGTTCAATTCCCCACAAACGATGCCATTAATGAAGTTATCTTTCACAATTTGAGAAGCTGGGCCAAGAATTATGAGTTGCGCTTCCAGGTTGAACTTTagtatacataaaaaataagtccaTCGTGGAACGAAGGACTTTCTAATACTTAAGTCAGTAATgacaagagaaaaataatgtaaaagaaAATTGTGTATTGCAACATAAAACAAAGTCTCGTGATGTAGGATAAAATGTTGAAGGTAAGACATGGTCTCTTAATGTAAGAGAAAAGTGAGAGTAAGTCTTATGACCTAGGAGGCTTATCTTTTGTGTTATCTGGTAACTCAAGatatttatagattttaatTATGTCGACTTCGTATCTCGAACTTGGGGAGTGGTGTTGCAATTAATTTCTAGAAATGTTGGTGAACATCGTCCATTGTAGTGTTTGACATTGTTATTAGTGAGATGATTGGTGGAAGTCAATGACATATTGACAAGAAATTGCCATTGGTTGAGAAAGAGGCACTTGAGTTGCGtagaaaataatttgtgttttcATTGTCGACCATTGACTAAAAAGTATGGTGCATGTATAAAAGTCTATAATTGCAAAAAATCtgctagaaaatatattagttaattatagaaaataatatgtGTATGGACGGGCGGTGCCATATTCTAACTTCTCGAAACTTAAAAAAGCACATTAGAgcttactaaaaaaaaagaaaaaaaaatggatacaTTTAGGCCAAGCTTGTAATTTTTCATGTATTGGTGTCACTATTTAGAATGGAGTCAAATGGCATGGATGTTGCGGTTTAAGCATGACCCAAATGACAATAACAATTGTAGCCATTTGGGCTACATGTCAAGCAAATGAGAAcaaattaaccttttttttttatttaaaacctaTTTTATATGCACAgggtaaaaaaggaaaaaaatgaaagttcaCCCTCCAAATAGTTGTGTAAAGTAACaatttaacatgaaagaaaataaaattttttctaattttacaaATATCATGCACATAGTGATATGAACTAATAATAGGTAAGTTGTCTAATatttgagataaaattaaaaaattaaattattattgtttttatgtgtttgatattacgatacaaaatgctttttaaaaatatttttatttttaatattagtaattcaaaattataaaaaaatactaaaataatattaatttaatactatttttaaataaaaaatacttttcgaATCCAGAAAAAGCAATAGCAACATCCCTCACAAATACTCGTTATAATCGCGAGACTTTGAGCGCTCACGGACGGTACTTCAAAACAAGACACGAAACGGAGGGTTATCTTATCTTCTATCATCTGAGCATAACAAAGCAGTGACTGACTGACTGACTGACACAAACAGTCGATCTTACTGTATTATCCTACATCTAAAGTGCAGTGAATCCTTTCTCATTCAACGACATTGACGTGTCCTAAGCTGGAAATTACCTCACGACAAAGCACTGTCACCTCGTAAAACATCAATGCATTGGTCACTCACTGACACTGCTCTGGCTTTTAACTGTTAGTCATGACTCTTGCACATTTTTGTTTGGTAGgagagtttttcttttaattttaaagctgtcaaaataatttttttcttaaaaaattcagaatgtTATGAAATTATACAAACTGGGCGTCAGTAACAGTACGTACAACAAAAACGATGGCAGCATGAGgtgaaatgaaaatgaagaagaaaaagtaaaaagagaaggagaaaggcatccttttctttttgtgaattttggTTATGGTGAGTGTGAGAGGGGGACCCACCATTTGTTGTTGTGGGATGGTACTGTTGTTGTTGTCGTCGTCGTCGTAGATgtcatctttctctctcttcctcccTCTATATCacattttttcttcattcagGTATTGGTAAGTAAAAGTAGCAAAGATAGTTGTTTACTTTTATCTTCCTATGTACCAAACCACACCTTACCATTTCCACTCCTCTTCtggatcatcatcatcaccaccctAACTTCTCGCTCACTTGTCTTCACTTTCCGGCAATAAGTGCGATCTGTTTTCCTTCTCTTCGGACAGGATTGTTAAGTTTCTTCCGGGCaagtaaagtttttatttttatttttttcttactttcctGTATATGATTGATTCAATTGAGGAAATCATAGAGCTTGAAGTGGGGTTGATGGTTTTTTGTTAAAAGGATTCTTGGAGGGAGAGGTAGCTGATTAAAGGGTTATCTGGTATGTGGGTTGCGGTTAATTGGAATCATGGGTGTGTGGGTGTGGTTTTTTTGTACTTTTGGGGAAGAAGTGAAGCTGATTAGGAGTAGTTTTCATTTAAAGCTTTCATCTTTTCTGGTTTAGTTCATCTGGGGTtttgctgttttttctttttggttatcAGTGCTGGTTCAATTAGTGAAATTCTTGGATCCTTTTGGGTATTTGGTATGGAGGCTAGATTTGGAGGGGAACCTCATCATTTCTATGCTATGGGCCCAACTGATATGCGGGCAGTAGGGAAGAGAGGTTTAGAATGGGATTTGAATGATTGGAAATGGGATGGTGATCTTTTTATTGCTAGTCCTTTGAATCCGGTACCATCAACCAGCGTCAGTAGGCCATTTTTCCCTCTTGGGGTTGGGACAGGAGTTCCGGCCACTGGGAATTCGTCCAACAGTTCATCTTCATGCTCCGATGAAGTGAATCTGGGAGTTGAGAAAGGAAAAAGGGAATTGGAGAAAAGGAGAAGGGTGGTTGTCATTGACGACGACAATTTGAATGATCAGGAAACTGGTGGTCTTAGTTTAAAGCTTGGTGGTCAAAGGGATGTGGGGAATTGGGAAGGAAGCAGCGGGAAGAAGACTAAATTGGTTGGGGGTGGCTTGAGCCGGGCGGTTTGTCAGGTGGAGGATTGCGGTGTTGATCTGAGTAATGCCAAGGACTATCACAGGCGGCATAAGGTTTGTGAGATGCATTCCAAGGCTAGCAAAGCTCTCGTTGGAAACGTTATGCAGCGTTTCTGTCAGCAGTGCAGTAGGTATGTGTGTATAAGCTCATTTATTGAGAACGAAGACGAATTTTTTCActggaaaaataagaaatacatTGCCATTACAtctatttctcataaaaaatcaaaaccataatttataataaacatcttaatattttgtgTTCTTGATAATTGAAttgtagaattttattttatttcattcaaattaaaaattatcaatttaaagttatattgttaactaaaaaaaaatcgttatattagatttataataaaaatttgacaATATCTAATatgtaatgtaaaaaaataattttaatcttttatatttttaaaaagtgcttgtatataaaataaaaatattgtattgttcatgtatcttcttcttttgaaaaacaatgaaaaaaaaactagtaagaAAAAACTATGGAGAGCTTCTAAAATGTGTTTCCAAACTCAATATAAATTTGGAAAATTGGAAAACTAGTTTTCCAATTTTTTGGATGGAGATTAATGCATTTGAACAGAAAGTCCCAATTTTCTTTTACCAACTccagttttcaaaaaaattcgaTTATTACTCATATATTTCGGGAAAAATTTCTTGGTTTGCAGCTCCTTATATTCTGCCAAAAGTACTTAACTGATGCCTTGTCAACTTTTTTTGCAGGTTTCATGTCCTTCAAGAGTTTGATGAAGGGAAGAGAAGTTGTCGTAGACGTCTGGCTGGCCACAATAAAAGGAGAAGGAAGACTAATCCTGATACTGTTGGTAATGGAAGTTCGATGAATGATGATCAGAACAGTGGCTATCTGTTGATAAGTCTCTTGAGGATACTGTCAAACATGCATTGTAAGGAACTCCATGGTTTTCCTATTTGAACTTTTCAGAATTAATTCATTGAGGATTTCCTGTTTGCCCATTGATATTACCttgattttctgttttgtgCTGTGGGCTTCATTTTCTTCCTGGAAAACTTGGGCACCTTATATCTTCTTGTTGTATGAGTGACCTGTATTTGTTAGATAATGATTCTGTCATTTTTGAATTGCAGCCAATAGATCAGACGAAACAACTGATCAGGATCTGTTAACTCATCTTTTAAGGAGCCTTGCAAGCCATAGTGTTGAACATGGAGGAAGAAACATGTTTGGACCATTGCAGGAACCTCGAGATTTGAGCACATCATTTGGAAATTCAGAGGTAGTCTCAACTTTACTTTCAAATGGTGAAGGCCCTTCAAATTTAAAACAGCATCTGACAGTACCTGTGTCTGGAATGCCTCAGCAAGTTATGCCTGTGCATGATGCATATGGTGCAAATATACAGACCACATCTTCCTTGAAACCTAGCATTCCAAACAACTTTGCAGTGTATTCAGAAGTTCGAGAGAGTACAGCGGGGCAGgtcaagatgaacaattttgatTTGAATGACATTTGTGTTGACTCAGATGATGGCACTGAAGATATAGAGAGATCACCTGCTCCTGTGAATGCAAGGACTAGCTCCCTTGATTGCCCTTCATGGGTACAACAAGACTCCCATCAGTCAAGTCCTCCTCAGACCAGCAGAAATTCAGATTCAGCTTCCGCACAGTCACCTTCTAGTTCCAGTGGAGAAGCTCAGGTATACTGTACTTGCATGTTGTTTATCATTTCCCATCTAAACTCAATTTGTATAGTACCAAGAAGAATTTCTTGGTTGATTCCTAGAGTCCCTTTGGATGCTTATATTTATTCATGTGTTCATATTGTTCTGAGTAGCACGATTGTCCCAAAATAACAAGGCATTTCTTTTTTAGAGGAAAATATCACCTTTCATCCGAGACTAGGTGAAATGttgatttcttatattttcCCCTTGATTTACTTTTCAATCTGTGGATGGATCATCTGTTCTGTCTTTTGACTTACGAGTTGTATCTGTATAATATTCATCAGTTACCTTATCCTTTTCTACCATTTCAGAGCCGCACAGAtcgaattgtttttaaattatttgggaAAGAACCAAATGATTTTCCTCTTGTCCTGCGAGCCCAGGtactcaatttaatttttgttttgtgctgctgtttgatgtttttttacttacaaATTATGAGTATGTGAAATGTTTTGGTTTTCAGATTCTGGATTGGTTATCTCATAGTCCCACTGATATTGAAAGCTACATCAGGCCTGGTTGTATCATTCTGACCATTTATCTTCATCAGGCCGAGGCTGCATGGGAAGAAGTAAGCTTCATAAACCCTGACCATTGTTATTGATCTAAACTTCTCCAGACAACTTTTGTGGCCTTATAGTTGAATTTTCCTTTGTATAGCTTTGCTGCGGCCTTGGCTCCAGTTTGAGCAGGCTTCTAGCTGTATCAGAAGACACTTTCTGGAGAACTGGATGGATCTATATTAGGGTGCAACATCAAATAGCATTTGTTTATAATGGTCTGTTGCCCTTGATTGTCTAAGTAATTCAGAAACTTGGAAGAATAGATTAGCAGTAAAAAGACTTGTATGAATGaagtattttgaattttgtctAGTAGTAACAAGACTTATGAATGAAATATTGTGAATTTTGTGTTGCAGGTCAGGTGGTTGTTGATACATCTTTGCCTCTCACAAGCAACAATTATAGCAAAATTTTAAGTGTCAAGCCAATTGCTATAACTGCATCTGAGAGAgctgaatttttaattaagggGGTCAACTTGTCTCGGCCTGCCACAAGGTAATGATTGTTGGTTTTCACCTGATATAGAATTGTTAAAGTCttgatttaatgtattttttgtagTCTCTCTTTCATTGTGCTGGTATTATGTGCTAATAAGCTACACTTTGTGCTCTCCACTTCTGTTTTTCAGATTACTCTGTGCAGTAGAAGGGAATTATATGGTTCAAGAAAATAGACAGGAGGTGATGGATGGTGTTGATAGCTTCAAAGGTCATGATGAGGTCCAATGTGTCAACTTTTCTTGCTCTATCCCCATGGTGACTGGAAGAGGATTCATTGAGGTGTTGTTGCCTTCTGTGTCTCATCTCAATCCTGTTCTTTTCTTATCCTTATCTTTGATAAATTCTAGTTTTGAATCTATAATTCGTTGAGGATTTGTTGGATACATGCTAGTTTAATTTGAatctgtgaattttttttctcattaactATGAGTGTGTTTATTAAAGTGTGACCTTAATATGTGAACAGATAGGTTATTAAAGTGCTTTGCATCTTTCTTTGTGAATAAGATACATCTGGATTGATTTAGGGCCAACTTCATTACTATCTCAAAGAGATTGTGAATTAGATATATCTGGGCTTGTTTGGAGCGAACTTCATTCCTATCTCAAGGAAAATTCTTTCTTGAAACTGTTCTTAAATTAACCCTTATGTTGAGTCAACACAATTCTTTAGTTTTTCAAGCGTTTGTATGCAGTTGCTAATGTGCTTTCATAGAATACTGATACTTTTTTGAGTATGCTTCTGTATGCTGAGTTCAATCTTTTCTCTATCCAGATTGAAGATCACGGTTTTAGCAGcagtttctttcctttcttagtTGCAGAGGAAGATGTATGTTCTGAGATCCGCATGCTTGAGGGTGTGTTGGAGACTGAAACAGATGCAGATTTTGAGGAAACTGAAAAAATGGAAGCCAAAAATCAAGCGATGAACTTTGTTCATGAAATGAGCTGGCTTCTTCACAGAAGCCAGTTGAAGTCTAGATTGGGCTGCTCGGATCCTAGTATGAATCTCTTCCCACTAAGAAGATTCAAGTGGCTCATGGAATTCTCCATGGACCATGAATGGTGTGCTGTTGTGGGGAAACTCTTGAACATTCTGCACAACGGAATTGTTGGCACTGAAGAGCACTCATCTTTGAATGTAGCATTATCAGAAATGGGCCTTCTTCACAGAGCTGTGAGGAGGAATTCTAGGTCTCTTGTGGAGCTCCTATTAAGATATGTTCCTGAGAAATTTGGGTCCAAAGACACGGCACTAGTTGGTGGAAGCCATGAGAGCATTTTGTTTAGGCCAGATGTCACAGGCCCAGCTGGTTTGACACCTCTTCACATTGCAGCGGGTAAAGATGGTTCTGAAGATGTACTTGACACATTAACTGAAGATCCTGGAATGGTAACcccttttctaattaaattaatttctggATACTCTGAGGAGAGAATTTTCTTAATATTGCATTTATACTTGATGGAATAAATATTCACCACCACCAGTTTCACTCTCTGTGTCTCTTCAATCTGGATCACTGTTCATACTTATGTCGTGACAACAATAATCAGTTCTAGGAATTGGAAtatgatcaaaatttttttgattgcATGATTTTGCAAACCTAATGTGATGTGTAGGATCTCGTTAGATGGAGAAGATAATCAGGAGGTGTTAGTTTAGCTATATTTTCTCCCACATTTTATTTAGTTCCCAGAGTTtcctttttaattcaatttagtgATGATGTGTTGTAGAGTGATAATAGCCAATGTATTGAAGTTAAATCTTGCttcatttgattgttttataCTACCTTTTTGTGTGAACCAGTGTGGTAAATTTACTGCTCTTAGTCACAACTATGCTTTCTCTCAAAAAATAGTTGAAACGTAAGTTGAAAAACCTTGATTCTAAAAAGAACAGAAATTTACTGAGGGGGTTGCTTTTGTTGCGCTGCGGCTACATGATCATCTCTGATCTCATAGCTACTAATAGCAGTGTAAAGCAGGCCTTTAATTTAGCTGCCTCTTTTCGTTATCATTCCACATCTCAAGCTTTATAttacttttcatttttcattttttgtagcTAGTGGATGGTTTTCCATTTCCCATAATGCGttaatttgttgtttctattcttttatttaatgtcTGGACaggaagcaatttttttttttttaaatcagcaGTCAATAATAACATCTTGGAAAATTGAATCCAAGACTGCTTTTCAATCATTGTTACGTTCTGGCAGGGATTTATTATTTGCCTTCATTTTGTGTAAAGATTTGTTGTGTGATACATTTCAGGTGGGCATTGAAGCATGGAAGAATGCTGTTGACAGCACAGGCTTCACACCTGAAGATTATGCTCGCTTGCGTGGCCACTACACATACATCCATCTTGTACAAAGGAAAATTAACAAGAGACAAGCTGTTGGGGGCCATGTTGTGCTTGACATCCCTAGCAATCTCTCAAACAGTAACattaatgagaaacaaaatGAAGGATTGTCCAGTAGCTTTGAGATCGGACAAACGGCATTAAGACCCACTCAGGGCAACTGCAAGCTTTGCAGTCAGAAGGTGGTTTATGGAATAGCCAGCAGGTCTCAGCTGTACAGGCCTGCAATGCTCTCAATGGTGGCAATTGCTGCAGTTTGTGTCTGTGTGGCTCTTCTGTTCAAGAGTTGTCCTGAGGTTCTGTACGTGTTCCGACCCTTCAGGTGGGAAATGTTGGACTACGGAACAAGCTGAGGTGATCCATCGTTGCCCATTGCAATATTGACATGTGATAGGACgtgtttattattttgtatgcatttaTTTATAGACTGTAAAGTTGAGGTTTCCCGCATAACAATCAATCAATCTACTGGGACACGCTTCGGATTCAGTAATGTTAATTGACATAATTATTCGACATCCACTGCATCTTTCAGCGGTAACATTTATAACCAGCGTTATAACCAGCGTGATTGTGGGTataagagaataatataaattatattttaaaatattatttaataacttaaattattaaagagTTCAGATGATATTTTGAcggttattattttatataatatatgtatCTCTAATTTCAGCGTGTCCCAAAATCAAATCTGAACCGTCAAATCTGAAAACCTGTTCTTGCATCTACCGACGTCTTCAGTCTACAGGAAAACTACTTGAAAGGATCTCTTGATGCTACGTGAAAGAAACAAGGGGAAAAGAAGTGAAACCTGAACTTgttattaataaagtttttcAGGACGGAAGCCAACAGTATACGAAAGTAGAGATGTTTTCGACTTACATGCGCAAGGCAACTAGAGTTAAATTCTGTGGCTATCGAATTATAATTTGGTGCAATCTGTTGGCTTGAAATTCAGAGACTTCCCTTGAAGGTCATATTCTACCAAGAAGTTCATTTGCGCAAGGTTTCCGTAGATTGATACATCTGATTTAGTAGAGGCAAAGGCCAAGCACACAAGATCATCTGAAATTTGAACGATTCACATCTGCACCAGTGAAATGTGCAGTGATTACAGGAACCTTGAGATGACTGTAGCAAAGGCTCAGGAATCCACTTGGGTCTTCAGCACGCTGTCCCTCAACTTGATTGTCTGCTGCTTTTGACATATCATTCAAGACATCTTCTGGTACTATTGTCAAAGTTGTACCTGAATCAGTGATGATGTTTCCAGTTCCACTACCAGTTCCTGAAGAAGAATCACCGAATTGTATTCTCTCTTTTCCAATACCCACGGCTTCAAGAGTTAGATAGTAGAAGGTATCCTCAGATAATAATGGGGTAGATTTAACTCCATGACCTGAAACAACAGCGTGGCTGCCAAAGTTTAGTTTGCTCGATCTTCCAGCTTGGGAGAAAAAAGGCGTCAGACAGTAGGAGAATTTTCTACCGACTGAAGAATCCATTTGAGAAATAAGAGACAGTGAACCGCCTCCAAAGCCAACGATACCCGAAGCTTGGCCATTGAAGGGTCCATTATTTTTGTGTCCACAACCAATGAAGGGAAACGCACTGGACGGCCTGATGTGGAATCCAAAGTGATTGTATCAGCAGAAAGAATTCCAAGGGTGTACGATCTATCACCATATAAGCATATTCGTAATTGCAAATTTCGCCACCAGGGCAAGAAGTTTGCTGTTGCGAGGTGCATTCCGTTGCGTCACAAGAGAAGTACTGTCTATATGTTTTGGAAGACTTTGGATCAAAAAGAGGAGCAACTTGCTTGTAACAATGCTTGCATGGCTTGCACTGTGTCCATATTAGATCACTGCCTGTATCTGCTATACCCATAACCTTAAGAGGTGGTGTCCCGAAGGATAAACTCAAGAGGTATTCACCACTAGCGGATGTAATCTCAGATTCAGCAGCTTTAGGTGAGACTGAAGCAGCAGCAGTTGGGTCAAAGTGGTGGACCCGATTGATGGATCGACGCAAAGGATTGTTGACACGCTGGAGATGAGTCTCTTGAGGGTTGTGAAAGGGGGACTCTGATGAATCACGGTGGATAGGTTCCAAAGTGAAGCCAGCGTTGTTGGCATAGACGCAGGCAAAGCTAGCAACACACAGTAGTGCAGTTGATAATGCAAAAGAGAGAGGGGCTTCCATGAGGAATAGACAGCTTATATAGATGAAGATGATTGTGCGACGGATTCAAGGTAGGTTGGGACGTACAAATATATGCTAGTACCGAACAAAATCATGCAGATATCACAGATATTTAAGGAAAGGAGgagattttaaattaagatcGGGAATAATTAGTGTTATGGCTAGCAGGGAAGTTGATAAAATCCGATGCATTTATTCAAATCAAGCATtatttccttatatatatatatatatatatatatatatatatatatatatatatatatatatgcaatctGATGCATGTATACAAATtaagcattattattatttttgagcatttctttaataatttgatgCGTTATTGAACATACATGTATTCTtacattactaaaaaaaaaaggagcctATTAGCAACTAACTAATCCGTTgcagataatattaaaatttgttgTTGATAAAACTCAACAACGAAATTAGcaaaagataatttcagatATAAATAATAGATGCTAATTTTTTAGTAACGGATTATCAATTGCTGATTTGTTTAGTAACAAATTATCCATTGCTGAAATTTGGTTGCTGAATGTGTAAATCAGCAATGAATATTCTATTGCTAATCACCATTGCTGATCAGCAACGGATATCGCGTTGCTGATTAGCAATAGAAACTTTGTTGCTAATCCGTTGCTAATTTATCCaatgactattttttaaaacatgatttttttaaagtatatttcccatatgttgattttttttttaattatttatggctatttcaaaaattatagataaatatataagaacataaattaatactagaaattattttataaaaaataataagtcaaataaaaataaatttcacaataaatttctaaatctcGTCAAacttacatcaaaataaataagtcacaatttaataaatatgtttttatcataAAGGTGGTGGTGGGGGGTGGTGGTGGAAACGAACCAAAACAATGCTGACCATCATAAGATGGGGCCGGTATATGGTAGTCGAGGCCTAGGTCGATATACTGGATTAGACAGGGGATACATAGGTGTCGTCATCTGTGAAGCCACATGTGACGGCATAGATGAAGCTATAGGTGTCAACATATCTTGGTCCATATTTGATG is part of the Populus trichocarpa isolate Nisqually-1 chromosome 2, P.trichocarpa_v4.1, whole genome shotgun sequence genome and encodes:
- the LOC7481436 gene encoding squamosa promoter-binding-like protein 1 isoform X1, which gives rise to MEARFGGEPHHFYAMGPTDMRAVGKRGLEWDLNDWKWDGDLFIASPLNPVPSTSVSRPFFPLGVGTGVPATGNSSNSSSSCSDEVNLGVEKGKRELEKRRRVVVIDDDNLNDQETGGLSLKLGGQRDVGNWEGSSGKKTKLVGGGLSRAVCQVEDCGVDLSNAKDYHRRHKVCEMHSKASKALVGNVMQRFCQQCSRFHVLQEFDEGKRSCRRRLAGHNKRRRKTNPDTVGNGSSMNDDQNSGYLLISLLRILSNMHSNRSDETTDQDLLTHLLRSLASHSVEHGGRNMFGPLQEPRDLSTSFGNSEVVSTLLSNGEGPSNLKQHLTVPVSGMPQQVMPVHDAYGANIQTTSSLKPSIPNNFAVYSEVRESTAGQVKMNNFDLNDICVDSDDGTEDIERSPAPVNARTSSLDCPSWVQQDSHQSSPPQTSRNSDSASAQSPSSSSGEAQSRTDRIVFKLFGKEPNDFPLVLRAQILDWLSHSPTDIESYIRPGCIILTIYLHQAEAAWEELCCGLGSSLSRLLAVSEDTFWRTGWIYIRVQHQIAFVYNGQVVVDTSLPLTSNNYSKILSVKPIAITASERAEFLIKGVNLSRPATRLLCAVEGNYMVQENRQEVMDGVDSFKGHDEVQCVNFSCSIPMVTGRGFIEIEDHGFSSSFFPFLVAEEDVCSEIRMLEGVLETETDADFEETEKMEAKNQAMNFVHEMSWLLHRSQLKSRLGCSDPSMNLFPLRRFKWLMEFSMDHEWCAVVGKLLNILHNGIVGTEEHSSLNVALSEMGLLHRAVRRNSRSLVELLLRYVPEKFGSKDTALVGGSHESILFRPDVTGPAGLTPLHIAAGKDGSEDVLDTLTEDPGMVGIEAWKNAVDSTGFTPEDYARLRGHYTYIHLVQRKINKRQAVGGHVVLDIPSNLSNSNINEKQNEGLSSSFEIGQTALRPTQGNCKLCSQKVVYGIASRSQLYRPAMLSMVAIAAVCVCVALLFKSCPEVLYVFRPFRWEMLDYGTS
- the LOC7481436 gene encoding squamosa promoter-binding-like protein 1 isoform X2, coding for MEARFGGEPHHFYAMGPTDMRAVGKRGLEWDLNDWKWDGDLFIASPLNPVPSTSVSRPFFPLGVGTGVPATGNSSNSSSSCSDEVNLGVEKGKRELEKRRRVVVIDDDNLNDQETGGLSLKLGGQRDVGNWEGSSGKKTKLVGGGLSRAVCQVEDCGVDLSNAKDYHRRHKVCEMHSKASKALVGNVMQRFCQQCSRFHVLQEFDEGKRSCRRRLAGHNKRRRKTNPDTVGNGSSMNDDQNSGYLLISLLRILSNMHSNRSDETTDQDLLTHLLRSLASHSVEHGGRNMFGPLQEPRDLSTSFGNSEQVMPVHDAYGANIQTTSSLKPSIPNNFAVYSEVRESTAGQVKMNNFDLNDICVDSDDGTEDIERSPAPVNARTSSLDCPSWVQQDSHQSSPPQTSRNSDSASAQSPSSSSGEAQSRTDRIVFKLFGKEPNDFPLVLRAQILDWLSHSPTDIESYIRPGCIILTIYLHQAEAAWEELCCGLGSSLSRLLAVSEDTFWRTGWIYIRVQHQIAFVYNGQVVVDTSLPLTSNNYSKILSVKPIAITASERAEFLIKGVNLSRPATRLLCAVEGNYMVQENRQEVMDGVDSFKGHDEVQCVNFSCSIPMVTGRGFIEIEDHGFSSSFFPFLVAEEDVCSEIRMLEGVLETETDADFEETEKMEAKNQAMNFVHEMSWLLHRSQLKSRLGCSDPSMNLFPLRRFKWLMEFSMDHEWCAVVGKLLNILHNGIVGTEEHSSLNVALSEMGLLHRAVRRNSRSLVELLLRYVPEKFGSKDTALVGGSHESILFRPDVTGPAGLTPLHIAAGKDGSEDVLDTLTEDPGMVGIEAWKNAVDSTGFTPEDYARLRGHYTYIHLVQRKINKRQAVGGHVVLDIPSNLSNSNINEKQNEGLSSSFEIGQTALRPTQGNCKLCSQKVVYGIASRSQLYRPAMLSMVAIAAVCVCVALLFKSCPEVLYVFRPFRWEMLDYGTS